The sequence below is a genomic window from Campylobacter concisus.
AAACCACTATTAAGATGATAAGCACTAGAGCGACCACGCCTGCTATTATAAAGAGCTTTTTATTGCTCTTTTTTACAGGGATTGGCTCTGGGATGCTCTCATCTTGTAGCACGCCTTCACTTGCGATACTCTCAAGCGAGACGATTTCTTCAGGTGCCTCGGCTTTTGCCTCTTCAGGTGCTTCTTGCTCTGCTTGCTCGCCAGGTGGTTTTAAAACTACAACCTCTTCTTCAGCCACTACATATACCTTTTAAGAACTTCTGGAATTTCGATAGTGCCATCTGCTTTTTGATAGTTTTCCATGATGGCAATAAGCGTCCTGCCCACAGCTAGGCTTGAGCCATTTAGCGTATTTACAAGCATATTCTTCTTGCCGTCTTTAAAGCGAATTTTTGCACGCCTTGCTTGAAAATCACGAGTATTGGAAATAGAGCTAATCTCTCTATATTTACCTTGACCAGGCAACCAAACCTCAAGGTCTATCGTCTTTGCCGCGCTAAAACCAAGATCGCCGCTACAAAGAAGCATATGGCGGTGAGGAAGCCCAAGACTAGTTAGTAGATCGCTCGCGCACGCTACCATCTCATTTAGCACGTCTTCGCTTTGATCAGGCTTTGTGATGCTTACCAGTTCGACCTTTTCAAACTGGTGCTGGCGGATCATGCCTCTCGTGTCACGTCCTGCTGAGCCTGCCTCTTGGCGGAAGCATGCTGAGTAGCAAGTCATCTTTATAGGAAGCTGCTCAGCTTCAATGATCGTGTCATTGTATAAATTTGTCACAGGTACTTCGCTAGTTGGGATGAGGTAGAGGTCTTCGTCGCGTACTTTGTAAAGGTCCTCTTCAAATTTAGGCAGCTGGCCAGTACCAAAAAGTGTATTTGAGCTTACTAGATAAGGGACATTTACAAGCTCAAAGCCGCGCGCGCTATTAAAGTCGATCATGTAATTAATAAGCGCTCTACTAAGCCTTGCTCCCATGCCTCTAAGCACGGTAAAGCGAGATCCTGAGAGCTTTGCGCCCCTTTCAAAGTCAAGCCAACCAAGGCTCTCGCCTAACTCCCAGTGCTCTTTTGGTGTAAAGCTAAATTTAGTTGGCTCAAGCACCGTTTTTATGCAGATATTATCGTCCTCGTCCTTACCAAATGGCACATCATCATCGGTGATATTTGGCACGTTAAATGAAATTTGCTCAAGCTTTTCTTCATATTGTTTAACAATCTCATCAGCATCAGAAAGTGCAGCTTTATTTAAATTTAGCTCATTTTTTAGCTCACTTACGTCTTCACCAGCTCTTGCCTTTATGCCAAGCTCTTTACTCTTTGCATTTTGGATCGCTTGGAAATTTTCAAGTGCTTTGCGCTTTTGTTTTAGCTCGTTAAAAGTTTGTAAAAGCTCGTCAAGTAGTCCAGCTTTTACATTTTTTCCCTCAAGTTTTTTTACAAATTCATCGTAATTTGTCTCGAGTAGTTTTAAATTTATCATTCCGTATCCTTAAACCATAAACATAACTTTTGCAAAAAGTACGATAAAAACTGCCGCTGTTAGCGCAAATGGGTGAATGTTGCCAAGTGGGCTAGGACGTTTAAATATAAATTTGCAGCTCAAATTTGTTATAACCGCAGCTACGATTAGCATTGCTAAGAAAAATTTGATCATAAAAATAATTTGTAAATTTGTCTCAAAGTAGCCTCCAGCCTTTGATCCGACCCAGTTACTCATCATTATGCCTCCAGTTAATACCAAAAGCAAGATACAAAGTGGCATTATCTTAATAGCAACTGAACCGATAGCTTGTTTTGCCTTTTGAGCAAGCTCAGGTGGCATTTTTTTACAAGCTGCCTTAAAAATGATTACATCAAAAAAGAGGTAACCAACAAAGATGATTGCACAAAAAAGATGAATTATTTGTGCGTATGGATATAAATTTTGCATATTTTTTCCTTTATTAATAAATTCCGACTGCTTCACGAACTTTTTTTATCGTTGTTTGAGCAACATTGCTTGCCTTTTTGGCTCCTATTTCTAAAATTCCAGATACTTCGTCAGGATTATTTTGATAATGCTCAAATTTCTCTCTCGCATCTTTAAAATAGTCCCAAATAAGCTCATTTAGATAAGCTTTAAAGTGCCCATGACCCTCGCCACCACGCTCATATCTAGCTTGAAGCTCTTTTTGCTCACTTTCGTCCAAGAAAAGTTTGGCGATATTATAGACGTTGCAGTTTTGCCACTGTTTTGGTTCTTCAAGTGGCGTACCATCTGTCACGATGCTAGAAATTTGCTTTTTAAGCGTTTTAGCATCGGCAAAGATGTCGATTGTATTGCCATAGCTTTTGCTCATCTTTTCGCCGTTTGTGCCAGGCACGGTGGCGACATTTTCATCGATCTTCGCCTCAGGCAATGTAAAAATTTCTCCATGCTCGTTGTTAAATTTTATCGCGATATCACGAGCGATCTCTACGTGCTGGATCTGGTCTTTGCCCACGGGTACGATCTGCGCATTATAAAGCAAAATGTCAGCTGCCATCAAAACTGGATAGCTAAAGAGGCCGTGGTGTGAGCTAAGGCCTTTTGCGACCTTGTCTTTATAGCTGTGTGCGCGCTCAAGAAGCCCCATAGGCGTGTGCTGGCTTAGCACCCAGTAAAGCTCAAGCACGTCTTTAACGTCACTTTGTACCCAAAATATACTTTTACTTGGATCAATCCCAAGTGCCAAAAACGCACATGCAGCCTCAAAAGTGTTTTGCTTTAGGGCTTTGGCCTCGCTAAGGCTCGTCATCGCGTGGTAGTTTGCTATAAACATAAACATCTCATTTTGCTCTTGCATATCAACCATCTGCTTTATCGAGGCAAAATAGTTGCCAAGGTGTAGTTTGCCGGAGGGTTGGAGGCCGGTTAATACTCTCATCTTATCCTTTCAAATTTTGGCTTTTTCTCGTGAGCGCTTTTGATAGAGATTTGAAATTTTAAGCTTTCGGCAGACTATGTGTCTAGCCTCGGCATAAAATTTCTACACAACTATCAAAATCATCTCACGATACTTCGCCAAAAATACTTTTTAAATTTTAACGTTAAATTAGAGTTTTAGTATCTAATCTAATCTTAAAATTTAGCTTGGCAGGCTAAATGCCTAGCTTTGATTAAAATTTGACAGCGCAATATTTAAATTTTCCTCAAACACTTCGCTAAAATTTCTAACTACAAAACGTTAAATTTTGCTCAAACATCACAAATTTTAACACCACGCCAGATAACCATCCAGCCTGATCTTGAAATTTATCGTTGCAAGCAGCCCACGCCACTTTGCAACTAAACTTTTAAAAGTATCCTTATCTCTTTTACGATCTGCTTTGGAGTTTTGCCCTCCACTTCAATGATATAATCAGCCTTTTTCTCATAAAGCTTCTCTCGCTCCAGATGAAGTGCCTCGGCTCTTTTTAGATCGCTTAAAAGTGGGCGTTTGGCGAGCTTTTTCTCGCTATTTTTGCTATTTTTTAGTCTTTGCATTATCGCTTCAAAACTAGCTTTTAGGTAGATCACGGTGCCAATTTTCTTTAAATTTTTAACCTTCGCAAAGCCTCCACCTGTTGAGATAATCGCATTTTTAACATTTGTTGCTAGAAATTTAGCCAGATCCTTTTCAAGCTGCCTAAAATGCTCCTCTCCGTACTCTTCAAAGATAGCTTTTATCTTCATATTTTGTGAGCTCTCTAGCAGGTCGTCGCAGTCAAGGTTCATCGTCTTTAGTGCCTTGCTTAGTGCCCTTGCAGTCGTGCCCTTGCCAACGCCCATAAATCCTATCAAAACGATATTATTGTTCTTTGTTTTCATCGCTCTCTCCACGTTTTTTAGGGATTAGCACGATAGGCACGCCAGTTAGGTTAAAACTCTCTCTAAGCTTATTTGTTAAATAGCGTTTGTAGCT
It includes:
- a CDS encoding shikimate kinase yields the protein MKTKNNNIVLIGFMGVGKGTTARALSKALKTMNLDCDDLLESSQNMKIKAIFEEYGEEHFRQLEKDLAKFLATNVKNAIISTGGGFAKVKNLKKIGTVIYLKASFEAIMQRLKNSKNSEKKLAKRPLLSDLKRAEALHLEREKLYEKKADYIIEVEGKTPKQIVKEIRILLKV
- the serS gene encoding serine--tRNA ligase; amino-acid sequence: MINLKLLETNYDEFVKKLEGKNVKAGLLDELLQTFNELKQKRKALENFQAIQNAKSKELGIKARAGEDVSELKNELNLNKAALSDADEIVKQYEEKLEQISFNVPNITDDDVPFGKDEDDNICIKTVLEPTKFSFTPKEHWELGESLGWLDFERGAKLSGSRFTVLRGMGARLSRALINYMIDFNSARGFELVNVPYLVSSNTLFGTGQLPKFEEDLYKVRDEDLYLIPTSEVPVTNLYNDTIIEAEQLPIKMTCYSACFRQEAGSAGRDTRGMIRQHQFEKVELVSITKPDQSEDVLNEMVACASDLLTSLGLPHRHMLLCSGDLGFSAAKTIDLEVWLPGQGKYREISSISNTRDFQARRAKIRFKDGKKNMLVNTLNGSSLAVGRTLIAIMENYQKADGTIEIPEVLKRYM
- the trpS gene encoding tryptophan--tRNA ligase; the protein is MRVLTGLQPSGKLHLGNYFASIKQMVDMQEQNEMFMFIANYHAMTSLSEAKALKQNTFEAACAFLALGIDPSKSIFWVQSDVKDVLELYWVLSQHTPMGLLERAHSYKDKVAKGLSSHHGLFSYPVLMAADILLYNAQIVPVGKDQIQHVEIARDIAIKFNNEHGEIFTLPEAKIDENVATVPGTNGEKMSKSYGNTIDIFADAKTLKKQISSIVTDGTPLEEPKQWQNCNVYNIAKLFLDESEQKELQARYERGGEGHGHFKAYLNELIWDYFKDAREKFEHYQNNPDEVSGILEIGAKKASNVAQTTIKKVREAVGIY
- a CDS encoding copper resistance protein CopD gives rise to the protein MQNLYPYAQIIHLFCAIIFVGYLFFDVIIFKAACKKMPPELAQKAKQAIGSVAIKIMPLCILLLVLTGGIMMSNWVGSKAGGYFETNLQIIFMIKFFLAMLIVAAVITNLSCKFIFKRPSPLGNIHPFALTAAVFIVLFAKVMFMV